Proteins encoded together in one Amblyomma americanum isolate KBUSLIRL-KWMA chromosome 1, ASM5285725v1, whole genome shotgun sequence window:
- the LOC144093988 gene encoding adult-specific rigid cuticular protein 15.7-like, which produces MIAKVATILSLAALAAAGAIAPYGGFSRTHRKQDDFGRYSFGYNIVNGLGATNSRYETGAAYGPVVGSYTLADVDGRHRQVHYVADKLGFRAVVKTNEPGTKTSLAAAAPFVSAKGPVVPSVGFGGGYFPFAGGYGGGYGGGYGGYYG; this is translated from the exons ATGATCGCGAAG GTCGCAACGATTCTGAGCCTAGCAGCATTGGCTGCGGCCGGCGCCATAGCACCGTATGGGGGATTTAGTAGAACGCACAGGAAGCAAGAT GACTTCGGACGGTACAGCTTCGGGTACAACATCGTGAACGGCCTGGGTGCCACGAACAGCCGCTACGAGACCGGCGCGGCCTACGGACCCGTTGTGGGCAGCTACACCCTGGCCGACGTCGACGGCCGCCACCGGCAGGTGCACTACGTGGCCGACAAGCTCGGATTCCGCGCCGTCGTCAAGACCAACGAGCCCGGAACCAAGACCAGCCTGGCCGCCGCCGCGCCATTCGTGTCCGCCAAGGGACCAGTGGTGCCTTCGGTTGGATTTGGAGGAGGATACTTCCCGTTCGCCGGCGGCTACGGAGGCGGCTACGGTGGCGGCTACGGTGGCTACTACGGCTGA
- the LOC144093996 gene encoding adult-specific rigid cuticular protein 15.7-like, with protein MLTQVVVFLGVASVALGGYAGGHHGGSSRTYRKQDDYGHYRFGYDIVNGYGAVNGRHEAGNAYGPVHGSYYLGDIDGRHRQVHYVADKLGFRAVVKTNEPGTKTSLPAAAPYLTAHGKAVPAYGHGGYGGYGGYGYGRHGYYG; from the exons ATGCTCACTCAG GTTGTCGTTTTCCTCGGCGTCGCATCCGTCGCTTTAGGAGGTTACGCGGGAGGACACCATGGCGGATCCAGCAGAACTTACAGGAAGCAAGAC GACTACGGGCATTACCGGTTCGGCTACGACATCGTCAACGGCTACGGAGCAGTCAACGGCCGCCACGAAGCCGGAAACGCGTACGGCCCCGTGCACGGCTCCTACTACCTGGGCGACATCGACGGCCGCCACCGGCAGGTGCACTACGTGGCCGACAAGCTCGGATTCCGCGCCGTCGTCAAGACCAACGAGCCTGGAACTAAAACCAGCCTCCCCGCCGCTGCACCTTACTTGACCGCCCATGGCAAGGCCGTGCCTGCTTACGGGCACGGCGGATATGGAGGATACGGCGGATACGGATATGGACGACATGGATACTACGGATAA